A section of the Methanobrevibacter olleyae genome encodes:
- a CDS encoding class III signal peptide-containing protein, with product MKNLKAISEDNSAQGAAEYILLFGGVIVIALAGLLIYRSYFSNTASGLNATEDISSIRNNMTI from the coding sequence GTGAAAAATCTTAAAGCTATTTCAGAGGACAATTCTGCTCAAGGAGCTGCAGAATATATCTTATTATTTGGAGGAGTAATTGTAATAGCTTTAGCAGGATTATTGATATATAGATCTTACTTTAGTAATACTGCAAGTGGTTTAAATGCAACTGAAGATATTAGTTCTATAAGAAATAATATGACTATCTAA
- a CDS encoding class III signal peptide-containing protein, translating to MIENISKKLKVLKDDKKGQTSVEVILLIGSILVISIICGTYIYKINLEINDLFNQTLVKGREYLFNKLN from the coding sequence ATGATTGAAAATATATCAAAAAAACTAAAAGTCCTTAAAGATGATAAAAAAGGACAAACAAGTGTTGAAGTAATTTTATTAATAGGTTCCATCTTAGTTATTTCAATAATATGTGGAACTTACATATATAAAATTAATTTAGAGATTAATGATTTGTTTAATCAAACACTTGTTAAAGGAAGAGAATATTTATTCAATAAGTTAAATTAG
- the fwdF gene encoding tungsten-dependent formylmethanofuran dehydrogenase subunit FwdF, with protein sequence MIFIQRDGSESRKLSYDNKICLACGICSDSCPTDSLTLGDVLGIARGQAEGNYLVLDNDTCVLCGLCSFACPFGALSFEIDGVDSKELANYPSWTHESAINEEECEFCGRCTVACPQDAILFKRELPDRNDLLKGEISINEEECIYCSVCAELCPADAITVVNIKDACSIEVDEDKCVYCGVCKRACPQEAIKAVCSTCMYSEEFEKVKITGDIFIGSDCINCGWCKEICPVDAAEVTKPFEGEISTTDEECVACGSCVDICSCNAVVLEDNVAKFNQEYCVLCGACVNLCPQERINVSRTGMKLTNISSASWKASLEKLLN encoded by the coding sequence ATGATTTTTATTCAAAGAGATGGTAGTGAATCAAGAAAGTTATCTTATGATAATAAAATTTGTTTAGCATGTGGAATCTGTTCTGACTCTTGTCCAACTGACTCCTTGACTTTGGGAGATGTCTTAGGTATTGCAAGAGGCCAAGCAGAAGGGAATTATCTTGTCCTTGATAATGATACTTGTGTCTTATGTGGATTATGTTCCTTTGCTTGTCCATTCGGTGCATTGAGCTTTGAAATTGATGGTGTAGATTCAAAAGAATTAGCTAATTATCCAAGCTGGACTCATGAATCTGCAATTAATGAAGAAGAATGTGAATTTTGTGGAAGATGTACTGTGGCATGTCCTCAAGATGCTATTTTATTTAAAAGAGAATTGCCTGATAGAAATGACTTATTGAAGGGTGAAATTTCTATTAATGAGGAAGAATGTATTTACTGTAGTGTTTGTGCAGAATTGTGTCCTGCAGATGCTATCACTGTTGTGAATATTAAAGATGCTTGTTCTATTGAAGTTGATGAAGATAAATGTGTATACTGTGGAGTATGTAAAAGAGCATGTCCTCAAGAGGCTATTAAGGCAGTATGCAGTACCTGTATGTACAGCGAAGAATTTGAAAAAGTTAAAATTACTGGAGATATCTTTATTGGATCTGATTGTATTAACTGTGGATGGTGTAAGGAAATCTGTCCTGTTGATGCAGCAGAAGTTACTAAACCATTTGAAGGAGAAATTTCCACTACTGATGAAGAATGTGTTGCTTGTGGGTCTTGTGTAGATATTTGTTCTTGTAATGCAGTTGTACTTGAAGATAATGTAGCTAAATTTAATCAGGAATACTGTGTACTATGTGGTGCATGTGTTAATTTATGTCCGCAAGAAAGAATTAATGTTAGTAGAACTGGAATGAAATTAACCAACATTTCTTCTGCTTCTTGGAAAGCAAGTTTAGAAAAGTTACTTAATTAA